The Primulina huaijiensis isolate GDHJ02 chromosome 17, ASM1229523v2, whole genome shotgun sequence genome window below encodes:
- the LOC140963655 gene encoding L-ascorbate peroxidase 3-like gives MTIGKEYLKDIERARRDLRALISSKNCAPIMLRLAWHDAGTYDAKTMTGGPNGSIKNEAEYKQVANNGLKIAIDLCEEIKVKYPRVTYADLYQLAGVVAVEVTGGPAIHFVPGRKDSIISPDEGRLPDARKGSSHLRDVFYRMGLSDVDIVALSGGHTLGRAHRERSGFEGPWTNDPLKFDNSYFVELLKGESEGLLKLPSDKAVVDDPKFKSYVTLYAKDEEAFFRDYARSHKKLSELGFTPPSCLKSTLNKTMAAIFISATVVILSYIYETSKKVE, from the exons ATGACAATTGGTAAAGAGTATTTAAAGGATATTGAGAGGGCACGTAGAGATCTTAGAGCTCTTATCTCCTCAAAGAATTGTGCTCCCATCATGCTTCGTTTGGC GTGGCACGACGCTGGCACTTATGATGCAAAAACAATGACAGGAGGTCCCAATGGCTCAATAAAGAATGAGGCTGAGTACAAGCAAGTAGCAAATAATGGCCTCAAAATAGCAATTGATCTTTGTG AAGAAATAAAGGTAAAATATCCAAGAGTTACATATGCTGATCTTTACCAG CTTGCTGGCGTTGTTGCAGTGGAGGTAACTGGCGGCCCTGCTATTCATTTCGTTCCAGGCAGAAAG GATTCGATTATCTCCCCTGACGAGGGCCGACTTCCTGATGCTCGTAAAG GTTCATCGCATTTAAGGGACGTTTTCTATCGAATGGGCCTATCTGATGTAGATATAGTTGCATTATCCGGTGGCCACACATTG GGAAGAGCGCATCGTGAAAGATCAGGATTTGAGGGACCTTGGACAAATGACCCTCTAAAATTCGACAATTCTTACTTTGT AGAGCTTCTTAAAGGAGAATCAGAAGGTCTATTGAAGCTTCCATCTGATAAAGCTGTGGTGGatgatccaaaatttaaatcatatgtcACCCTTTACGCAAAG GATGAAGAAGCCTTCTTTCGAGACTACGCTAGATCACATAAAAAGCTCTCAGAGCTGGGATTCACTCCACCATCATGTCTGAAATCCACGTTGAACAAGACTATGGCTGCGATTTTTATTTCTGCTACCGTTGTGATTTTGAGTTATATCTATGAAACAAGCAAGAAAGTCGAGTAG
- the LOC140963654 gene encoding protein POLLENLESS 3-LIKE 2-like, translating to MWNAPTGIRPTKSAPPSPAKPLGVSRTNSDSFHIIHKVPLGDTPYVRAKNVQLVDKDPERAIPLFWAAINAGDRVDSALKDMAIVMKQQNRAEEAIEAIKSLRGRCSDQAQESIDNILLDLFKRCGRLDDQIGLLRHKLYLIQQGMAFSGKRTKTARSQGKKFQVSVQQEATRLLGNLGWALMQQNNYMEAEEAYRRALLLGPDNNKMCNLGICLMKQGRIAEAKETLRRVKPAVTEGPRGVTSHLKAYERAQQMLQDLESEMMNKGVGDPLEQSKLFDAFLCSSAIWQPQPCQDQQNRICTNSSSKIEERFVDENTNSNIIMPSVNVKNSLNIDAAPFVPIAATLLPERLKRMRSENVVNSQIKQPITPEMKGEIWTDFLPDSKEFEEAIITAVLSAGHGTRKLDETKCDDKRIPQKKVGKRLKVFQEITPSLSPRA from the exons ATGTGGAATGCCCCGACAGGAATCCGACCAACAAAATCCGCTCCTCCATCACCAGCTAAGCCTCTTGGTGTTTCCCGAACCAATTCCGACTCATTCCACATCATCCACAAGGTTCCCCTTGGTGACACCCCTTATGTCCGTGCCAAAAATGttcaa CTTGTGGACAAGGATCCAGAGAGGGCAATTCCCTTGTTTTGGGCTGCAATTAATGCTGGGGATCGAGTGGATAGTGCTCTAAAAGATATGGCCATTGTGATGAAGCAGCAAAATAGGGCAGAAGAAGCCATTGAAGCTATAAAATCACTGCGGGGTCGGTGTTCAGATCAAGCCCAAGAATCCATTGACAATATCTTGTTAGACCTTTTCAAG AGATGTGGAAGACTAGATGACCAAATAGGACTTCTGAGGCACAAATTGTATCTAATTCAGCAAGGGATGGCCTTCAGTGGGAAGCGTACAAAGACTGCAAGGTCCCAAGGCAAGAAATTCCAGGTTTCTGTGCAGCAAGAAGCCACTAGATTGCTG GGAAACTTGGGGTGGGCATTGATGCAGCAGAATAATTATATGGAAGCAGAGGAAGCTTATAGGAGAGCCCTTTTGCTTGGACCAGATAACAACAAAATGTGCAATCTAGGCATTTGCTTGATGAAGCAAGGGAGAATAGCCGAGGCGAAAGAAACCCTTCGTAGGGTGAAACCAGCTGTAACCGAAGGCCCAAGAGGTGTCACATCCCATCTCAAGGCATATGAGAGAGCCCAACAAATGTTGCAGGATCTTGAATCTGAGATGATGAACAAGGGGGTGGGTGATCCACTGGAGCAGAGCAAGCTATTTGATGCATTCTTGTGCTCCTCAGCAATCTGGCAACCTCAGCCTTGCCAGGATCAGCAGAACAGAATTTGCACAAATTCTTCCTCTAAAATTGAAGAACGATTTGTAGATGAAAATACTAACTCCAACATCATCATGCCAAGTGTTAATGTTAAAAATTCACTCAACATTGATGCAGCACCATTCGTACCTATTGCTGCTACTTTATTACCAGAGAGGCTTAAGCGGATGAGGTCTGAAAATGTGGTTAACTCGCAGATCAAGCAACCCATCACACCAGAGATGAAGGGTGAGATATGGACAGATTTTCTGCCTGATAGTAAGGAATTTGAGGAAGCGATAATCACTGCAGTTTTGAGTGCAGGACATGGAACTAGAAAACTGGACGAGACTAAGTGTGATGACAAAAGAATACCTCAGAAAAAGGTTGGCAAGAGGCTGAAAGTTTTCCAAGAAATTACACCCTCTTTGAGTCCAAGGGCCTGA
- the LOC140962971 gene encoding thiosulfate sulfurtransferase 18-like: MDMKKSSNAEIITVDVHAARNLLNSGYLYLDVRTEEEFQSGHVENAFNVPYMFSTPNGRVKNPNFVDQVLSTHDREDLLLVGCQSGVRSVYATTDLLDAGFKHAYNMGGGYIEWVKSSFEAKKPTTLNPPSIPEEHPIKKLNMNPPPMVPNEPIGQSSLTVKI; this comes from the exons ATGGATATGAAGAAAAG TTCAAATGCAGAGATTATCACTGTCGATGTGCATGCCGCAAGAAATCTTCTAAATTCAGGCTACCTCTATCTTGATGTCAg GACTGAGGAAGAATTCCAAAGTGGTCATGTGGAGAATGCCTTCAACGTTCCATACATGTTTAGTACCCCAAAtg GAAGGGTAAAAAATCCGAATTTTGTAGATCAAGTTTTGTCCACACATGACAGGGAAGATCTGCTTCTTGTG GGTTGCCAAAGTGGAGTGAGGTCTGTGTATGCCACCACCGATCTTCTTGATGCT GGATtcaaacatgcatataacatggGCGGGGGATATATCGAGTGGGTGAAGAGCAGTTTTGAGGCTAAGAAGCCAACAACTTTAAATCCACCCTCTATTCCGGAAGAGCATCCCATCAAGAAGCTAAATATGAACCCTCCTCCCATGGTTCCGAACGAACCGATCGGGCAGTCTTCTTTGACCGTGAAGATCTGA
- the LOC140962969 gene encoding uncharacterized protein isoform X1: MLLQLRFHGGRAFVIQTILFRELYSECQMAEFPKSSKESSKNEAPKRSSSDTRDKNVPKQQKRMDYPVQMLPAMKLAVSKPSAFRDFKSIRQNLFNNNKVASNQEQGFVAGTSGVDADKGSGSCKDPSVEISPKEKSLQAAHKLDLNSSLPDLNVVPPELMSINDVDEVSNFQNGPSFVADDLQDVVKVVRKLEIEGHISRTFRLKFLTWYGLHSTATECDVVHTFIQTLNDDLSCLAGQLIDSFSGIINMRS, from the exons ATGCTACTTCAATTAAGATTCCATGGAG GAAGGGCGTTTGTGATCCAAACCATCCTTTTTAGGG AATTGTACTCAGAGTGTCAAATGGCTGAATTTCCGAAGTCCAGCAAGGAATCGTCCAAGAACGAAGCGCCCAAGAGATCATCTTCAGATACAAGGGATAAGAATGTACCCAAACAACAAAAAAGAATGGACTACCCTGTCCAAATGCTTCCAGCTATGAAGTTAGCGGTTTCCAAACCTTCTGCATTTCGGGACTTTAAATCCATCCGTCAGAATTTGTTCAACAACAATAAAGTAGCTTCTAATCAAGAGCAAGGATTTGTGGCGGGTACCTCTGGTGTGGATGCCGACAAAGGCAGTGGCAGTTGTAAGGATCCCAGTGTTGAAATTTCACCGAAAGAGAAGTCCCTCCAGGCTGCACATAAGCTCGACCTCAACTCTTCTTTGCCTGACTTGAATGTTGTCCCTCCTGAACTCATGTCAATTAACGATGTTGATGAGGTATCCAATTTTCAGAATGGGCCTTCGTTCGTGGCTGATGACCTCCAAGACGTGGTGAAGGTCGTCCGTAAACTGGAAATCGAGGGCCATATCTCGAGGACTTTCAGATTGAAATTCCTCACTTGGTATGGGTTGCATTCCACGGCCACAGAATGCGATGTCGTACATACCTTCATACAAACTCTGAATGATGATCTGAGCTGCTTGGCCGGACAGTTAATTGACTCGTTCTCGGGCATTATAAACATGAGGTCGTGA
- the LOC140962969 gene encoding uncharacterized protein isoform X2 codes for MLLQLRFHGELYSECQMAEFPKSSKESSKNEAPKRSSSDTRDKNVPKQQKRMDYPVQMLPAMKLAVSKPSAFRDFKSIRQNLFNNNKVASNQEQGFVAGTSGVDADKGSGSCKDPSVEISPKEKSLQAAHKLDLNSSLPDLNVVPPELMSINDVDEVSNFQNGPSFVADDLQDVVKVVRKLEIEGHISRTFRLKFLTWYGLHSTATECDVVHTFIQTLNDDLSCLAGQLIDSFSGIINMRS; via the exons ATGCTACTTCAATTAAGATTCCATGGAG AATTGTACTCAGAGTGTCAAATGGCTGAATTTCCGAAGTCCAGCAAGGAATCGTCCAAGAACGAAGCGCCCAAGAGATCATCTTCAGATACAAGGGATAAGAATGTACCCAAACAACAAAAAAGAATGGACTACCCTGTCCAAATGCTTCCAGCTATGAAGTTAGCGGTTTCCAAACCTTCTGCATTTCGGGACTTTAAATCCATCCGTCAGAATTTGTTCAACAACAATAAAGTAGCTTCTAATCAAGAGCAAGGATTTGTGGCGGGTACCTCTGGTGTGGATGCCGACAAAGGCAGTGGCAGTTGTAAGGATCCCAGTGTTGAAATTTCACCGAAAGAGAAGTCCCTCCAGGCTGCACATAAGCTCGACCTCAACTCTTCTTTGCCTGACTTGAATGTTGTCCCTCCTGAACTCATGTCAATTAACGATGTTGATGAGGTATCCAATTTTCAGAATGGGCCTTCGTTCGTGGCTGATGACCTCCAAGACGTGGTGAAGGTCGTCCGTAAACTGGAAATCGAGGGCCATATCTCGAGGACTTTCAGATTGAAATTCCTCACTTGGTATGGGTTGCATTCCACGGCCACAGAATGCGATGTCGTACATACCTTCATACAAACTCTGAATGATGATCTGAGCTGCTTGGCCGGACAGTTAATTGACTCGTTCTCGGGCATTATAAACATGAGGTCGTGA